A genomic segment from Malaclemys terrapin pileata isolate rMalTer1 chromosome 1, rMalTer1.hap1, whole genome shotgun sequence encodes:
- the LOC128830538 gene encoding claw keratin-like yields the protein MTFSSLWYPECGVARPSPVTGSFNEPCVRQCPDSEVVIRPSPVVVTLPGPILSNFPQQSEVAAVGAPVVGAGFGGSYGLGGLYGYGGHYGGLYGLGRLGGYGGRYGYGGLLGNGGYCGYPGLYGYGGLWGNGGLCGYPGLYGYGGLLGHGGYCGYPGLYGYGGLWGYGGYGRRYLGGYSGPC from the coding sequence ATGACTTTCTCCAGCCTGTGGTATCCAGAATGCGGGGTGGCCCGACCCAGTCCAGTCACTGGCAGCTTCAACGAGCCGTGCGTTAGGCAGTGCCCTGACTCCGAAGTGGTGATCAGACCCTCACCGGTTGTTGTGACCCTCCCCGGACCAATTCTCAGCAATTTCCCTCAACAGAGCGAAGTGGCAGCTGTAGGAGCACCTGTGGTCGGAGCCGGTTTCGGAGGCTCATATGGTTTGGGGGGATTGTACGGCTATGGAGGCCATTACGGAGGATTGTATGGTTTAGGGAGATTAGGTGGTTACGGGGGCCGTTACGGATATGGGGGATTATTGGGTAATGGGGGATACTGTGGTTACCCAGGCCTTTATGGTTATGGGGGATTATGGGGAAATGGGGGACTCTGCGGTTACCCGGGCCTTTACGGTTATGGGGGATTATTGGGCCATGGGGGATACTGCGGTTACCCAGGCCTTTATGGTTACGGGGGATTATGGGGATATGGAGGATATGGCCGTAGGTATCTTGGTGGATATTCTGGGCCATGTTAA
- the LOC128830360 gene encoding claw keratin-like: protein MTFSSLWYPECGVARPSPVTGSFNEPCVRQCPDSEVVIRPTPVVVTLPGPILSNFPQQSEVAAVGAPVVGAGFGGSYGLGGLYGYGGHYGGLYGLGRLGGYGGRYGYGRFLGNGGYCGYPGLYGYGGLWGNGGHCGYPGLYGYGGLWGYRGHCGYPGLYGYGGLSGSGVSCHRYLSGSSRPC, encoded by the coding sequence ATGACTTTCTCCAGCCTGTGGTATCCAGAATGCGGGGTGGCCCGACCCAGTCCAGTCACTGGCAGCTTCAACGAGCCGTGCGTTAGGCAGTGCCCTGACTCCGAAGTGGTGATCAGACCCACACCGGTTGTTGTGACCCTCCCCGGACCAATTCTCAGCAATTTCCCTCAACAGAGCGAAGTGGCAGCTGTAGGAGCACCTGTGGTCGGAGCCGGTTTCGGAGGCTCCTATGGTTTGGGGGGATTATACGGCTATGGAGGCCATTACGGAGGATTGTATGGTTTAGGGAGATTAGGTGGTTATGGTGGCCGTTACGGTTATGGGCGATTCTTGGGCAATGGGGGATACTGTGGTTACCCAGGTCTTTATGGTTATGGGGGATTATGGGGAAATGGGGGACACTGCGGTTACCCGGGCCTTTACGGTTATGGGGGATTATGGGGATATAGGGGACACTGCGGCTACCCAGGCCTTTATGGTTATGGGGGATTAAGTGGTTCCGGGGTATCTTGCCATAGGTACCTCAGTGGAAGCAGTAGGCCATGTTAA